Proteins found in one Maridesulfovibrio sp. genomic segment:
- a CDS encoding MarR family transcriptional regulator, giving the protein MEKKHILFGFMNGHMGRLHKAILAEKLKALGITYGQVGFLMQTLRHPGRSQDELSMVLSVDKAATARAVAKLIDNGFLYREENIKDKRQKLVYPTAKTMDLSETLHEVLMASNRVMLSGLTEDETDKFMELMVKVIDASRENLGMSRVWDYL; this is encoded by the coding sequence ATGGAAAAAAAACACATATTGTTCGGATTCATGAATGGGCATATGGGCAGATTGCACAAGGCTATTTTAGCTGAAAAGCTTAAGGCATTGGGCATCACTTATGGTCAGGTCGGTTTTTTAATGCAGACGTTACGCCATCCGGGCAGGTCTCAGGATGAGCTTTCAATGGTTCTGAGTGTTGATAAGGCCGCAACCGCGCGAGCTGTAGCAAAGCTGATCGATAACGGATTCCTTTATCGGGAAGAAAACATCAAAGATAAGCGGCAAAAACTGGTTTACCCAACGGCAAAAACCATGGATTTATCTGAGACTCTCCACGAAGTATTAATGGCATCTAATCGCGTAATGCTCTCCGGACTTACAGAAGATGAGACCGATAAGTTTATGGAATTGATGGTGAAAGTTATTGATGCCAGCCGCGAAAATCTGGGCATGTCCCGGGTTTGGGATTATTTATAG
- a CDS encoding RsmG family class I SAM-dependent methyltransferase, translating into MAEINISAADILGAAARSGRKLKDDPAQDEGFKAAADQARVLAYYLTLLVKWNKSMNLVGPQSWEQVFHSLIIDSLHLADFLNSLDLPEDPVSLDLGAGSGLPGIPLRALWQAGDYHLVEARQKRSIFMRTALRMMKLPRTDVFQGRAEKIPQKNLPADLILSKAFMPWKELLVFVKTMLDPQGRIVILSNDTPPSAEELEDLGHVLESSMKYKAGEKVHYFWSLRRIVAAE; encoded by the coding sequence ATGGCGGAAATAAATATCAGCGCAGCGGATATCTTAGGAGCGGCGGCCCGGTCCGGGCGTAAGCTTAAGGATGATCCTGCACAGGATGAAGGCTTTAAGGCTGCGGCAGATCAGGCGCGGGTGCTTGCGTATTACCTGACTCTGCTGGTCAAGTGGAATAAATCCATGAACCTCGTCGGTCCGCAAAGCTGGGAGCAGGTATTTCATTCCCTCATCATAGATAGCCTGCATCTGGCGGACTTTCTGAACTCCCTTGATCTGCCTGAAGATCCGGTTTCCCTTGATCTAGGAGCTGGGTCCGGCTTGCCCGGAATTCCCCTGCGTGCTCTTTGGCAGGCTGGGGATTATCATCTGGTTGAGGCGCGCCAAAAAAGATCCATCTTTATGCGCACTGCTTTGCGGATGATGAAACTGCCGCGTACAGATGTATTTCAGGGACGGGCAGAAAAAATTCCACAGAAGAATCTGCCCGCAGATTTGATTCTGAGCAAGGCTTTCATGCCCTGGAAAGAGCTGCTGGTTTTCGTTAAAACCATGCTCGATCCACAGGGCAGGATAGTGATTCTTTCTAATGACACTCCGCCCTCAGCTGAGGAGCTGGAAGATCTTGGGCATGTTCTGGAAAGCTCCATGAAATATAAAGCCGGTGAAAAAGTTCATTATTTCTGGAGTCTGAGGAGAATAGTCGCGGCCGAATAA
- a CDS encoding redox-sensing transcriptional repressor Rex has translation MKTQNIPKATIKRLAVYIQVLTGLKRDGVEVISSEKLARACSVNPSQIRKDLAYFGEFGVRGVGYYVHELISSIKQSLGVDRVWGCALVGVGNLGRALLRHKEFALRGFSIRAAFDCDPYKIGEVVSGLEVVCTRQFKARVEELGLEIGIITTPPERAQRAANYLVDGGIKGIVNFAQARIDVPKNVPVEYVDFTHHFYSVAFNISSMD, from the coding sequence GTGAAAACCCAGAATATCCCCAAAGCAACCATTAAAAGGCTTGCTGTTTACATACAGGTTTTAACAGGTCTCAAAAGAGACGGCGTGGAGGTTATTTCCTCTGAAAAGCTGGCCCGGGCCTGTTCTGTCAATCCGTCTCAGATTCGTAAGGATCTGGCATATTTCGGTGAATTCGGCGTACGTGGGGTAGGCTACTACGTGCATGAACTCATCTCATCTATCAAGCAGTCTCTCGGTGTCGACCGGGTCTGGGGTTGCGCCCTTGTCGGCGTTGGTAACCTCGGACGCGCTTTGTTGCGCCACAAGGAATTCGCTCTGCGCGGATTTTCCATCCGCGCTGCTTTTGACTGCGATCCGTATAAGATAGGTGAAGTTGTTTCAGGACTTGAAGTTGTTTGCACCCGTCAATTCAAGGCAAGGGTGGAGGAACTGGGACTTGAGATAGGAATTATCACCACTCCGCCTGAAAGGGCGCAGCGTGCAGCCAATTATCTGGTGGATGGCGGGATTAAGGGTATCGTCAATTTTGCGCAGGCAAGAATTGATGTGCCTAAGAATGTTCCGGTTGAATATGTCGACTTCACACACCACTTTTATTCCGTGGCCTTTAATATCAGTTCTATGGATTAG
- a CDS encoding sigma-54 dependent transcriptional regulator has product MANVLIIDDDPFIGELLIAIAEALNHDGEKALTLKEGMSLAREERFDVVFLDVILPDGNGLDALPELQQLHNMPEVIIITGKGDSKGAELAINSGAWDYIAKPASQEEYMLHMKRVFQYRSEKQSSSPKLGHHNIVGRSDSIVRCLSQAAKAAESHVGVLLLGETGTGKELFARAVHDNSSRRNEPFVIVDCASIPENLVESILFGHERGAFTSADKSHEGLIAKADGGTLFLDEVGELPVSLQKSFLRVLQERTYRPVGGHEERQSDFRLVAATNRDLEALVQNGRFRQDLLYRLQAFTIDLPPLRQRGEDIRRLSRYCLNKLAADFNAPPIAISNEFLDALNSYSWPGNIRELFNVLEQVFTSNPEAGEFLPIHLPLRLRVSAAQASVPPRQKSLSEIKNGRPRRLQASKTELPFPEIRVPDSTKIPPFKEYRDEAVKNAEKIYLEQLMLVSKANMTEASKKSGLSVSRIYALLKKHNIKKKYTLH; this is encoded by the coding sequence ATGGCTAACGTCTTAATTATTGATGATGATCCTTTTATCGGAGAACTTCTTATCGCCATAGCTGAAGCGCTCAACCATGACGGAGAAAAAGCCCTGACTCTGAAAGAAGGAATGTCTCTTGCCCGGGAGGAACGCTTTGATGTTGTTTTTCTCGATGTAATCCTGCCGGATGGAAACGGTCTGGATGCCTTGCCGGAACTGCAACAGCTGCATAATATGCCGGAAGTAATCATCATAACCGGTAAAGGAGATTCCAAAGGCGCGGAACTGGCTATTAATTCCGGGGCATGGGATTACATTGCCAAGCCTGCAAGTCAGGAAGAGTATATGCTGCACATGAAACGAGTGTTTCAGTACCGCAGTGAAAAACAGTCTTCCAGTCCCAAGTTGGGCCATCATAACATTGTCGGCCGCTCTGATTCAATCGTACGCTGCCTGAGTCAGGCCGCGAAAGCGGCTGAAAGCCATGTCGGCGTGCTTCTGCTAGGAGAAACAGGTACCGGTAAAGAACTTTTTGCCCGAGCTGTTCACGATAACAGTTCAAGGCGCAATGAACCTTTTGTCATTGTTGACTGCGCGTCTATCCCGGAAAATTTGGTCGAATCCATACTTTTCGGCCATGAACGGGGTGCTTTCACCAGCGCGGATAAAAGCCACGAGGGTTTGATTGCCAAAGCTGACGGAGGAACGCTTTTTCTTGATGAAGTAGGCGAACTCCCGGTTTCCCTGCAAAAATCCTTTCTTAGAGTCCTGCAGGAGCGGACCTACCGTCCTGTCGGCGGACACGAGGAACGACAAAGTGACTTCCGGCTGGTGGCTGCCACGAACCGGGACCTTGAAGCGCTGGTGCAAAACGGACGTTTTCGGCAGGATCTACTATACAGACTGCAGGCATTCACTATCGATCTTCCGCCCTTGCGCCAGCGGGGAGAAGATATTCGCAGACTTTCCCGCTACTGTCTGAACAAACTGGCTGCGGACTTTAATGCTCCGCCCATTGCCATATCCAACGAATTTCTTGATGCTCTAAATTCATATTCATGGCCGGGAAATATTCGCGAGCTTTTCAATGTTCTGGAGCAGGTTTTTACATCAAACCCGGAAGCCGGAGAATTTCTCCCCATCCATCTTCCGCTTAGACTACGGGTCTCAGCCGCACAGGCTTCAGTTCCACCGAGACAAAAGAGTTTAAGCGAGATCAAAAACGGACGTCCGCGTAGACTTCAGGCATCAAAAACAGAACTACCATTCCCGGAAATACGTGTACCGGATTCAACCAAAATTCCGCCCTTCAAAGAGTATCGGGATGAAGCTGTAAAAAATGCTGAAAAAATCTACCTTGAACAACTGATGCTTGTCAGCAAGGCCAACATGACCGAAGCTTCAAAAAAATCAGGCTTATCGGTTTCCAGAATTTACGCTTTACTCAAGAAACATAATATCAAAAAAAAGTATACACTCCATTAG
- the atpE gene encoding ATP synthase F0 subunit C, protein MRKALLIVLNTMALVLAAGAAFASGVAPEVASATATATAIGMAIAAAGCGIGQGLGLKAACEGTARNPEAGGKITVTLILGLAFVESLAIYALVVNLILLFANPLIG, encoded by the coding sequence ATGCGTAAAGCTCTGCTTATCGTTCTGAACACCATGGCTCTGGTTCTCGCTGCTGGCGCAGCATTCGCTTCCGGCGTAGCTCCTGAAGTTGCTTCCGCTACCGCTACTGCTACCGCTATCGGCATGGCTATTGCTGCTGCTGGTTGTGGTATCGGTCAGGGTCTTGGTCTGAAAGCAGCTTGTGAAGGTACTGCACGTAACCCCGAAGCTGGTGGTAAAATCACTGTTACTCTTATTCTTGGTCTGGCATTCGTAGAATCTCTGGCCATTTACGCTCTCGTTGTTAACCTGATCCTGCTCTTCGCTAACCCCCTCATCGGTTAG
- the atpB gene encoding F0F1 ATP synthase subunit A — MAGGLPHPLLIMTELNHALGTHIPNHVWYTWFGMSVLFVLGFIVSRRLSLVPGGVQNLAEIIIGGLEDFVVSNVGEGGRQVFPFMCTLFVYILVLNLMGLVPGFDAPTANVNTNAAMAVCTFLYYNYIGIKLHGAGYIKHFMGPIPALSPLMFIIEVVSHISRPLSLTLRLFGNIRGEEIVLVLLFLLAPVVSTLPMYFLFMLAKVIQAFIFFMLTMIYLKGSLEEAH; from the coding sequence ATGGCTGGAGGTTTACCACATCCATTATTGATCATGACAGAGCTTAATCATGCTCTGGGAACTCACATCCCCAACCACGTGTGGTACACATGGTTCGGAATGAGTGTTCTTTTCGTATTGGGTTTCATTGTATCCAGAAGACTCAGTCTGGTTCCCGGCGGGGTGCAGAACCTTGCCGAGATCATTATCGGGGGATTAGAGGATTTTGTCGTTTCAAACGTCGGTGAGGGCGGACGTCAGGTCTTTCCTTTCATGTGTACTCTTTTTGTATACATCCTCGTTCTGAACCTTATGGGTCTTGTTCCCGGATTTGACGCTCCTACTGCGAACGTCAACACCAACGCAGCAATGGCTGTATGTACTTTTCTTTACTACAACTATATCGGTATCAAACTTCACGGTGCCGGTTACATCAAGCATTTCATGGGTCCGATTCCGGCTCTGTCTCCCTTGATGTTTATCATCGAAGTGGTTTCCCACATCTCACGTCCGCTTTCGCTTACTCTGCGTCTGTTCGGTAACATCCGTGGTGAGGAAATCGTTCTCGTACTTCTGTTCTTGCTTGCTCCTGTTGTTTCCACCCTGCCCATGTACTTCCTGTTCATGTTGGCTAAGGTTATCCAGGCTTTCATTTTCTTCATGTTGACCATGATTTATCTGAAAGGTTCTCTGGAAGAAGCTCACTAG
- a CDS encoding chemotaxis protein: MSQTNILLESGTNELEIVEFFIDEVDNVHDGSTRRSYYGINVAKVVEIIRLPELTDMPDAANDAVLGAFDLRSEIIPLIDLSRRVGKNRVEDEAPKVIVTEFNKISTAFLVSGVTRIHRISWEQVEAPSRQVSSLTANSITGVVKLEGRIVFLLDLEKIVADLNPDMDITDEPEASLVDKIEKQQLKALISDDSTMIRRMIGQMLEDAGFRVTRTHNGKAAWDKIVSWKAKAESEGKSINDYLDIVVTDIEMPVMDGHNLTKRIKDDPELRHLPVLLCSSIITDTLFHKGESVGADDQISKAEINQLAERVFRLIEKSNQQ; encoded by the coding sequence ATGTCCCAGACTAATATTCTACTTGAATCAGGCACCAATGAGCTTGAAATAGTTGAATTTTTCATTGATGAAGTCGACAATGTCCATGACGGTTCCACCCGTCGAAGCTACTACGGAATCAACGTTGCTAAAGTCGTTGAAATCATCAGGTTGCCTGAACTTACAGATATGCCCGATGCTGCAAATGACGCAGTTCTCGGTGCATTTGATCTTAGATCTGAAATCATACCACTGATCGATTTAAGTCGTAGAGTGGGTAAAAACAGAGTCGAAGATGAAGCCCCCAAAGTCATCGTCACTGAGTTCAATAAAATATCCACAGCCTTTCTCGTTTCCGGAGTTACCAGAATCCATCGCATCAGTTGGGAGCAGGTAGAAGCTCCGAGCAGGCAGGTTTCCTCCTTGACCGCAAACTCCATTACCGGGGTAGTGAAACTTGAAGGCCGCATCGTCTTCCTGCTTGACCTCGAAAAGATTGTTGCGGATCTCAATCCGGACATGGATATTACAGATGAGCCCGAAGCTTCTCTGGTTGATAAAATCGAAAAACAGCAGCTCAAGGCACTTATTTCCGATGACTCCACCATGATCAGGCGCATGATCGGGCAGATGCTGGAAGATGCTGGTTTCCGGGTGACCAGAACCCATAACGGTAAGGCGGCATGGGATAAGATTGTCAGTTGGAAGGCAAAAGCCGAATCGGAAGGTAAAAGCATCAACGACTATCTGGATATCGTAGTTACCGACATCGAAATGCCGGTCATGGACGGACACAACCTGACCAAACGCATCAAGGATGACCCGGAACTGCGTCACCTTCCGGTGCTGCTCTGTTCCTCCATCATCACCGACACCCTCTTCCATAAAGGTGAATCCGTCGGCGCTGACGACCAGATTTCCAAGGCTGAAATAAATCAGCTGGCTGAAAGAGTCTTCAGGCTCATTGAGAAGTCCAACCAGCAATAA
- a CDS encoding polyphenol oxidase family protein, which yields MAKINFIPFVFPGLDNVSVAFSTRSGGCCKPPFDGGNISYDVGDDPYDVRANRTELAATLGISHWHECIQVHGDVIHYDLTDSSPADQAVLEGDGLATTSAGHALVVKTADCQPIMIAHKNGDFVAGLHNGWRGNAINFPGKGVADICERYSCDPGDLLAVRGPSLSPARAEFVNFESDFGPGFEAYFSRQSNTVDLWKLTIDQLTEAGLARRNIHSLDMCTYSMEDTFFSYRRNKETGRQCSLIWIK from the coding sequence ATGGCAAAAATAAATTTTATACCGTTTGTATTTCCGGGACTGGATAATGTCTCGGTTGCTTTCAGCACTAGAAGCGGCGGGTGCTGCAAACCTCCTTTTGACGGGGGGAATATCTCTTATGATGTGGGTGACGATCCGTACGATGTGCGGGCCAACCGCACTGAATTAGCCGCAACTCTGGGAATCTCCCATTGGCATGAATGCATTCAGGTTCATGGTGATGTAATACATTATGATCTTACGGATAGTTCCCCGGCCGATCAGGCTGTTCTGGAAGGTGACGGTCTGGCGACAACCTCCGCAGGACACGCTCTTGTTGTCAAGACTGCCGATTGTCAGCCGATTATGATCGCTCATAAAAATGGTGATTTTGTGGCCGGGCTGCATAACGGCTGGCGTGGGAACGCAATTAATTTTCCGGGCAAAGGAGTTGCCGATATCTGTGAGCGCTACAGCTGTGATCCCGGCGACCTGCTCGCGGTACGTGGTCCCAGCCTTAGTCCGGCCAGGGCCGAGTTCGTGAATTTTGAATCTGATTTCGGTCCGGGGTTTGAAGCTTATTTCAGCAGACAGAGCAATACAGTTGATCTCTGGAAGCTGACCATAGACCAACTTACAGAAGCAGGTCTGGCCCGCCGCAATATTCATTCGCTCGATATGTGTACCTATTCCATGGAAGACACTTTCTTTTCATATCGCAGGAATAAGGAAACAGGACGCCAGTGTTCATTGATCTGGATTAAATAA
- a CDS encoding glycosyltransferase, which translates to MLTRPVIHHTALGKSGGATRVALMLHHGLKSEGHDSRHSFEASENPGDDLIDPEKSARSVPEGSIVHLHSSADPARFLRALPANVKTVITLHDFQMVSGGCVHPLDCRSFTFGCRECPRAFPNSENVHGERVAAIMDSKAVLVSPSGWLGRMARQAVPEAKVKIIPNGVNWPDQPVDKNEIRRELGIHPVSKVMLFVAHGGMEAAYKSGPQWKDYWKTIKSTVPEALCFAIGGRENSREGDFISIPYVDNPTLNKFLAAADVLAYPTLCDNHPLIILEAMAQSLVPVSYAVGGVIEQITDGVNGILIPPYEKQIFTEKISMLLKNSRLARKMGSRGFEQGKRKFSSRRMLGDYSKIYYSFV; encoded by the coding sequence ATGCTGACCCGCCCGGTGATACATCATACCGCACTGGGAAAAAGCGGCGGGGCCACAAGAGTCGCCCTAATGCTCCACCATGGCTTAAAAAGTGAAGGCCATGACTCCCGGCATTCATTTGAAGCTTCGGAAAATCCCGGAGATGATCTTATTGATCCGGAAAAATCCGCCCGGTCCGTACCGGAAGGAAGCATTGTCCATCTGCATTCATCCGCCGATCCAGCCCGGTTTCTGCGCGCTTTGCCAGCAAACGTGAAAACCGTGATCACCCTGCACGACTTCCAAATGGTAAGCGGTGGATGTGTTCACCCGCTGGATTGTCGCTCCTTTACTTTTGGCTGCCGGGAATGTCCGCGGGCATTTCCTAATTCCGAGAATGTACACGGGGAGCGGGTTGCAGCCATAATGGATTCAAAGGCTGTGCTGGTTTCCCCGTCCGGATGGCTGGGCAGGATGGCCCGACAGGCTGTGCCGGAAGCAAAAGTTAAAATAATACCCAACGGCGTAAACTGGCCCGACCAGCCGGTAGACAAGAATGAGATCCGCAGGGAATTGGGCATTCACCCTGTTTCAAAAGTCATGCTCTTTGTTGCCCACGGCGGGATGGAGGCGGCCTATAAATCCGGTCCGCAATGGAAGGACTACTGGAAGACAATAAAATCCACAGTACCGGAAGCACTCTGCTTCGCAATCGGAGGACGGGAAAACAGCAGGGAAGGCGATTTCATATCCATCCCTTATGTAGACAATCCCACGCTTAATAAATTTCTTGCTGCGGCAGACGTGCTGGCCTATCCCACTCTCTGTGACAACCATCCGCTGATCATTCTGGAAGCCATGGCCCAAAGCCTCGTGCCGGTAAGTTACGCGGTAGGCGGTGTAATTGAACAGATAACAGACGGAGTAAACGGAATTCTAATTCCCCCTTATGAAAAACAAATCTTTACCGAAAAGATATCAATGCTGCTTAAAAACAGCAGGCTGGCCCGGAAAATGGGCAGCCGAGGATTCGAGCAGGGAAAACGAAAATTTTCCTCCAGAAGAATGCTCGGCGACTACAGCAAAATTTATTACAGTTTTGTGTGA
- a CDS encoding 23S rRNA (pseudouridine(1915)-N(3))-methyltransferase RlmH, with the protein MSKLKFVWVGKIKEPFFRDACAHYTKKLGRFHKLEETVLKDAPGKLPPQDKIQHEGKAIMGRIKPSDMLICLDEKGKEMTSVELSKHLQRWTEDPNLTPCFVIGGPFGLAEEVKDAARIKLSLSKMTLPHELARTMLLEQLYRAASILRGSPYHHV; encoded by the coding sequence ATGAGCAAACTTAAATTCGTATGGGTCGGCAAAATTAAGGAACCTTTTTTCCGCGATGCCTGCGCTCATTACACAAAAAAGCTGGGCCGTTTTCACAAGCTGGAGGAAACCGTTCTCAAAGACGCACCGGGCAAGCTCCCCCCGCAGGACAAAATCCAGCATGAAGGTAAGGCCATCATGGGCAGGATAAAACCTTCGGATATGCTCATCTGCCTTGATGAGAAAGGCAAGGAAATGACCTCTGTAGAACTTTCAAAACATTTACAGCGCTGGACCGAGGACCCGAACCTTACCCCATGCTTTGTAATCGGTGGTCCCTTCGGACTGGCGGAGGAAGTTAAGGATGCGGCCCGCATAAAACTTTCCCTAAGCAAAATGACCCTGCCTCATGAACTGGCCAGAACCATGCTGCTGGAACAGCTCTACCGCGCTGCTTCCATACTGCGCGGCTCGCCGTACCATCATGTTTAA
- a CDS encoding metallophosphoesterase — MSDPKQTWVAFGDIHQSLKFVDLIPELEEASGVIVTGDLTNHSPAGAVEEVWNTIYRKNRNILAQQGNMDRKDVTEFLKEKGANLHCEFRELQEGVKVMGVGCSIATPFGTPGEISEEEMCSYLEETHAKLGDYDQLLLVVHDAPFNTSLDVIGNGMHVGSKSIRGFIEKHQPDIVICGHIHESSGEDSIGKSRIFNPGMASAGQYVLIHIEDGKLRANLKRI; from the coding sequence ATGTCTGACCCCAAACAAACATGGGTCGCTTTCGGTGATATCCACCAGAGCCTGAAATTCGTAGACTTGATCCCGGAGCTTGAAGAGGCCTCCGGAGTTATCGTAACCGGAGATCTTACCAATCACTCTCCCGCCGGAGCAGTAGAAGAAGTCTGGAATACCATCTACCGTAAAAATCGGAATATCCTTGCACAACAGGGAAATATGGACCGAAAAGATGTGACCGAATTTCTCAAGGAAAAAGGGGCCAACCTGCATTGCGAATTCCGGGAACTGCAAGAAGGAGTAAAAGTGATGGGCGTAGGCTGTTCCATTGCCACTCCTTTCGGTACTCCCGGTGAAATATCAGAAGAAGAAATGTGCAGCTATCTTGAGGAAACGCACGCTAAACTAGGCGATTATGATCAGCTGCTGCTTGTGGTTCACGATGCGCCCTTCAATACCAGTCTTGATGTCATCGGCAATGGTATGCATGTGGGGAGCAAGTCGATTCGAGGATTCATTGAAAAACACCAGCCGGATATAGTTATCTGCGGTCATATCCATGAATCCAGCGGAGAAGATTCCATCGGCAAATCCAGAATTTTCAATCCCGGCATGGCTTCCGCAGGTCAGTATGTGCTCATTCACATAGAAGACGGCAAACTGCGCGCAAACCTCAAACGGATATAA
- a CDS encoding MFS transporter, whose product MDETKKKAVIFTVAVTQFTMPFMFSAVGITLPVMGREFGASGLDLSLVESVYIGSVAALLLPLGRLADMHGRQPMFRLGILLFSIFTLLIGFAHNIETVIGLRMIQGMVGGMGIATNMALLTNSVPAGERGKAMGLAVAAVYLGLSAGPYVGGVVTSHFGWRWLYYLGMIPLGVSYYIARRNLNGKFRASEEKFDYPGSVVIALSVAAIVFGGTSLGSGWFGPLALISGLAGVALFIYMQDRSDSPLVELTLFKERIDFSDAALVQFINYAGTFGIVFLFSLYLQSVKGFSPRDAGLVLVVQPIVQAVLSPFCGRLADKISPRLLALLGMAGCTAGTIMGSMVTAQTSLPYLYCMFVVLGVGYALFSSPNMIILMSSVPPSRYGFASAISGGLRTLGMVFSMVIIAIFISTIMGKAPVSPESAAEYLTVMRYSLTSLSGLCGFAVLISIRAVLKKQRVAKDGDSVQSAGNRREE is encoded by the coding sequence ATGGATGAGACAAAGAAAAAAGCCGTCATATTCACAGTTGCTGTAACTCAGTTTACTATGCCCTTTATGTTTTCGGCTGTAGGTATAACTCTGCCTGTTATGGGCAGGGAGTTCGGTGCCAGCGGGCTAGATCTCAGTCTGGTTGAGTCTGTTTATATCGGGAGTGTGGCCGCGTTGTTGCTTCCTTTGGGCCGACTGGCCGATATGCACGGCAGGCAGCCTATGTTCAGGCTGGGAATTCTTCTTTTTTCAATTTTTACCCTGCTGATCGGTTTTGCCCATAATATTGAAACAGTAATCGGTCTGCGTATGATTCAGGGAATGGTCGGTGGTATGGGTATCGCCACCAATATGGCCCTGCTGACCAATTCAGTCCCGGCCGGGGAACGGGGAAAAGCCATGGGGCTTGCTGTTGCCGCAGTTTATTTGGGGCTTTCCGCCGGCCCGTACGTTGGCGGAGTGGTCACTTCACATTTCGGTTGGCGCTGGCTTTACTACCTGGGCATGATTCCGTTGGGAGTTTCTTATTACATTGCCCGGCGTAATTTGAATGGAAAATTCCGTGCTTCAGAAGAAAAATTTGATTATCCCGGAAGTGTAGTCATCGCCCTGTCTGTGGCGGCTATTGTTTTCGGCGGAACCAGTCTCGGTTCAGGTTGGTTCGGACCGTTGGCGCTCATATCCGGACTGGCCGGGGTTGCTCTTTTTATCTACATGCAGGATAGGTCTGATTCTCCTTTGGTAGAATTGACTCTTTTTAAGGAGCGGATTGATTTCTCAGATGCGGCACTGGTGCAGTTTATTAACTATGCCGGTACCTTCGGTATAGTCTTTCTATTCAGTCTTTATTTGCAGAGTGTAAAGGGGTTCAGTCCTCGCGATGCAGGATTGGTGCTGGTGGTTCAGCCCATTGTTCAGGCAGTCCTTTCTCCTTTTTGCGGTAGGCTGGCCGATAAAATTTCACCGCGCCTTTTGGCTTTGCTGGGCATGGCTGGCTGCACTGCCGGAACAATCATGGGCTCCATGGTCACAGCGCAGACTTCCCTGCCGTATCTTTACTGCATGTTTGTGGTACTTGGCGTGGGTTATGCCCTATTCTCTTCACCGAATATGATAATCCTGATGAGCAGTGTGCCGCCTTCCCGTTATGGTTTTGCATCGGCAATTTCAGGTGGTTTGCGTACTCTGGGTATGGTTTTCAGCATGGTCATTATCGCCATCTTCATATCCACAATCATGGGCAAGGCTCCGGTCAGTCCTGAATCAGCAGCAGAATATCTTACAGTAATGCGTTACTCATTAACCAGCCTTTCGGGTCTTTGCGGGTTCGCGGTGCTGATCTCCATACGCGCGGTGCTGAAGAAGCAAAGAGTTGCCAAGGATGGGGATAGTGTGCAATCTGCCGGGAACAGGAGGGAGGAGTAA
- a CDS encoding 5-formyltetrahydrofolate cyclo-ligase, giving the protein MAVLDKEKIRNELLEKRSTMRKADVEAMSSSIVEAVMSLEQWDRAEEVLLYWPIRNEVDVRPLLADAWGSGKKLFMPCCRRDEPGIMDFGVVRAEADLSSGAFGIKEPCRTRCEFPDAVSPELIIVPGVGFDRKGFRIGFGGGYYDRFLARPQREEFLSVGVCYDFQLIEGIPVEPWDKNVQLVCTDKELIWQK; this is encoded by the coding sequence GTGGCAGTATTGGATAAAGAAAAAATCAGAAATGAGTTGCTGGAAAAACGTTCCACCATGCGTAAGGCGGACGTGGAGGCCATGAGTAGCAGCATTGTAGAAGCGGTCATGTCCCTCGAGCAATGGGACCGGGCAGAAGAAGTTCTGCTTTACTGGCCCATACGGAATGAGGTTGATGTGCGTCCGCTGCTTGCGGATGCGTGGGGTAGCGGTAAGAAGCTTTTCATGCCCTGCTGTCGCAGAGATGAGCCGGGCATAATGGATTTCGGAGTGGTTCGAGCCGAGGCCGACCTTTCTTCAGGTGCATTCGGCATTAAGGAACCCTGTCGCACTCGTTGTGAATTTCCGGATGCTGTCTCACCGGAACTGATCATTGTACCCGGCGTGGGGTTTGACCGTAAGGGATTCCGTATTGGCTTCGGGGGCGGTTACTATGACCGTTTTCTGGCCAGACCGCAGAGGGAGGAATTCCTTTCTGTCGGGGTCTGTTATGATTTTCAATTGATAGAAGGGATTCCTGTTGAGCCATGGGATAAAAATGTACAGCTGGTCTGCACAGACAAGGAATTGATATGGCAAAAATAA